The Stieleria maiorica genome includes the window GCGCTGAACTCAGCAACCGCAGTGGCTTCATCAGACATGACAGGTTTCCCTTAAAAAACGAATGGTCGGTTGTTTGAAAAACGGAATGGGGGGTGATAGCTGTGGCGGTCGACTACTCGTCGCCTTCGCTGATCTTTTTCAGCTGGCTGTTCAGCGTTTTTCCAGGTCCCAGCATCGCGGCGGAAAGCGTGGATCCGGGGCCCAGAATTTGTCCGACGAGCATCGAGATTTGTTCTTCACGGCTGGGCCATTTGCTGACCGCCTTGACACCATCGGCGTCAAGACGTTCGCCGTCCATGACACCGCCGGTGGTGGAGAACTTCTCGTATTTGTCGTCGTCCTTGTCCAAACGGACAACTTCCTTGACCAGCGACACAAAGTCTTCGCCGCCGTAGCACACTGCCACAGGGCCACTGGCACCTTCGAAGGCCGCAGCCAACGAGGTTCCCTCGGTGGCGCGTCGGGCGAGAGAGTTCTTCACGACAAACATCGTGATGTTTCTCTCGGCCAATTCGCCACGTAGTTCGTTAGTCGTGTTCGCATCCATTCCGACGGTGCTGACCAGGACGGCGTCTTGGACGCCGTCGAGTTGCCGCTGGATGTCGCGGGTCACGAGTTGTTTGACGTACTTACTCATCAGATTG containing:
- the rplJ gene encoding 50S ribosomal protein L10, whose protein sequence is MSKYVKQLVTRDIQRQLDGVQDAVLVSTVGMDANTTNELRGELAERNITMFVVKNSLARRATEGTSLAAAFEGASGPVAVCYGGEDFVSLVKEVVRLDKDDDKYEKFSTTGGVMDGERLDADGVKAVSKWPSREEQISMLVGQILGPGSTLSAAMLGPGKTLNSQLKKISEGDE